CATTAACTGCTGATACCATCTCTGCTTCCTTTGGAGGTCACTCCACAACTCTCAGCTCCCTGGACATCCAAGCCATGCTGCCAGAAAACCTCTCCCACTTCTACAGGTACCAGGGCTCCCTGACCACCCCTCCGTGCTCCGAGAGCGTCATCTGGACCATCTTCCACTCGCCCATTGTCCTGTCCCACACTCAGGTCAGCgctgcctctccccagctcctcctccctctgggtgTTCCCTTTCTGCCCTCCAGGGAACACAGAGCTCTTGGGGCACCTCTCCCACAGAGATTTGGGGCGGATTCCTGGAGTTCCAGGTGCCTGTTGTtctgcctggcagcagggccaggctgtgcagctgtCACCAAGCTCTGGTGACTGATCACAAAACTCTGCTCAGCAAAGCTCAGCCACCCTGGAGCACTATAAAAAAGGAAGAGACCCATGAGATTAACAAGGCAAAAACTACTGCAAGAGAATccccctgaaaaaaaaaccaagccaaaaaaaaaaaaaaaaacaccaaaaaaaccataacattaaaataattacagaatAATTGGCCGATTTTAGAAGGTATTTCAGGGTTTTTCTGTGTCTAGACTCACACTGAAAGTAATGCTTTAAagttaataaataataaagaagcatcagaaacattttcttccaggagaagaaaaagataaaaccGAGACCACAGTAGTGGGAGATCACAGTGTGCTCTCTTTGAAATAGAAATACTCTTTTTGGCAGGGGAAGGCTGGAGGGCACTTGTGAGAAAAGCACTGAATAGCAGCAGaatctccatccctgctgtcctCAGGCAGGAGCCCAGAACTCCCCCAGCTCTTATCACGAATTGGCTGATAAGGGCCCTCAGTCCtgttccttccccagctgctgctcagcgAGAGACCCTGAGGATTCCTGTGTGATCCTCAGTGCAatccccagctgcagggtgtGCACTGCAggtctgggcacagctgctgtccccatgccccGTGtgatgtccctgtgccctctgccatgtccctgtgccctctgccatgtccctgtgccattCTGCACTGCAggtctgggcacagctgctgtccccatgccctCTGTaatgtccctgtgccctctgtAATGTCCCTCTGCCCTctgccatgtccctgtgccctttgTGATGTCCCTGTGCCGTTCTGCACTGCAggtctgggcacagctgctgtccccatgccctgtgttatgtccctgtgccctctgccatgtccctgtgccctctgccatgtccctgtgccattCTGCACTGCAggtctgggcacagctgctgtccctgtgccctctgccatgtccctgtgccattCTGCACTGCAggtctgggcacagctgctgtccccatgccccGTGtgatgtccctgtgccctctgccatgtccctgtgccattCCACACTGCAggtctgggcacagctgctgtccccatgccccGAGTGATGTCCccgtgccctgtccctgtcccgtggcaggtgcagctgctggagaacaCGCTGCTGGACTGGCACAACCGCACCCTGCGCAACGATTACCGGCACGCGCAGCCGCTGCGGGGCCGCGTGGTGGAGGCATCCTTCCGTGCCCAGCGGGGCCAGGGTAGGGCCAGGGGACCCTGGGGGAGGGTGTGACACTGCCAGGCCCTGTGCTCGGACAGGCTGCAGTCCCTGCCTGGGAGGGCAGTGTCCCTGCTCGGGCGGAGCTGTCCCCGtgcctcccctgccctggggctgtcacACCTCCGGGGCAGCTGGTGCCACCTGGCACCGCGTCGGGAGcctcagctcagctgtgtctggcgcatggagctgcaggaacagctctggctgggcaGCCACActgaggagaggagctgcagtttgAAGCAGCTTCTGCTCCGGTTGGAAAATGCAGCTTGTGCAGGTGCCAGCCCTCTGTAAGTGCAGCTCTCTGATTGCTCCAGCACAGTGTGATCCGGAGGAATTCACCCTCAGGCTGGACCAAATCCAGATGCAGCTCCAGGACATGAAGAGAGAGTTGCTGAATGGACTGAGCCACACAGGTAAGACACAGGTTGAGTCCCCTCACCTTGTGAGGGTGGAGAGCCCTGCTGAGCTTGGTGGCCCAAACCAGTGACAGCTTTGGCACTGGCACACACAGGTAGAATTCTGTGCCATATCTGGGCCTGCTGATGGAAATCCTTCACCATCATCAAGGCCAGCCCTAAGCCAGCtactcccacagcagctgcagctctctcctgcCACATGGGAGCACATTTTTACAAACAGTAAAAATGCTCAGCTCAGTTCCCCCAGGGTAAATAACCCTCACCTCTATTTTATACAGCAtgagaaaagggaggaaagagggaaagCCATTTTTTGCCCAAATGTTTCTGTGGAggagctcagctcagctttTTATCATTCCAAAGCCCTTCCCTGCTGGCACAACACACAGCATAGCTGGGAGCTCAGACTGCACGGCCCTACCAGCTCTGTGGGTGCCGGCCTCCAGAATCTGGCTGGTTTACAGGAAATGTAACTGCTGGTTTTGGGTTATTCCAGATACCAAATCCAGCACCTTTCCAGCTTTCTACTTCCCCGTGGAAAACGTTGAGAGCTTTGTGGAGGTGCATCCCCTCCGTGCCGTGTCCCTGCAAGCCCTCACGCTGTGcttctggagcagagcccagccccagggcagccagaccGTCCTGTCCTACTCCACTGGGGAGAGCGAGCACGAGCTGGAGGTGACCgtgggctcagagctggggctctgGCTGGGAGGGCACTTCCTCAGCTTCCCCCTGCAGCACGGGGCGCAGGGCTGGCTGCACCACTGCGTCacctgggcagccccagaggGAACGGCCACGCTCTGGCTCAACGGGGCAGCTGGCAAAGCCAGGAGCATCCAGAAGGGCTACGTGACCCGGGCCGGGGGCTcgctgctgctgggcaaggCCAGGGACCCTCTGCTGGGCACGTTCTCCAACGGCTTGGCAGGCTGGCTGAGCCGGGTGAGCCTGTGGAGCAGGGTGCTCAGCGCCGCCGAGGTTCGGGCGCTGGCGCTCTGCAAGGCAGGGCAGCCCACGGGGGATGTCATAGCCTGGGGACAGACCCCCATGGCCCTGCTCGGGGGGGTCCTTCTGCAGCCTGACTCCAGCTGCcagtgagcacagccctgcctcaggGCATCCAGACGGCCCCAGCTGTGGCCTGGGAAAGTCACAAAAACTGAGCTGGTTTGCTTGTTGCTCCTCCTGCTTTGTAGGCTCGCTATGcacctcctggtgctccagggtGTTTTTCCAAGAGACCAAAACCTCCATCCGTGAGATAAAAGCAATGAACTGCAGAATCTGGCACAGTCCAGCACCCTGGGTTGTTACCTCTCTCCAGGGGGTTGATTTAGATCCCcatacacagatttttttttcatgccaaagagctgctctctgctcaaAGGAGCCGCTTTCTCAAATAAAATTTCTCTCCCATTCATTTCCCAGTCTCAGTttctctccatcctccctgcTTGTCTCTCCTGTTTGTCAGCGCCAACTCACCTCCCTTCCCTTGCAGTCGTGTCCCACAGGAGCAGATgtggagctgtggcagggcagctcccaggacaGGTCCTGTGcactccctgtgccctggcccGTGGCACaactttgcttcttttctgtaGTGGATGCAGAGACAGAGCATGGAAACAGCTCCTTTTCCAACACTCATATATCACAAACTTGAGCACAGGTGTATTGTGTAGATAAACTGATTGTTGTATATATAAACTGATTTGCTAAGGTTAAAGTAAATCAGTGAGGGATTCTCCATCTACTACACAAGATCCATGCCAAGCTGCTCAACAGTTCTGCTTTTGTcagaacagagggcacacactGACATACCAAATGGAATTTAATTTCCCTTGCTGGACCCTCAAACACACAAGTGACAGTTCTCAGAGGAGTTTAGGGCACTCCTTGCACACAActgccccacagccagcccaaGGGCTGCCGTATGTCCTCTGGATGTGCCACCAGGACACCAGGGACACTCATCAGCTCCTTGGTCACAGACTGAGCTGGCTGAGGACATTTCCTGTTCCTTGGAACAAGAGGAGGATTTGGCAGCATTAGCTTTGGATTTGATGTTAAatgtcttttccagccttaacaGTTCTGTGATTGTCAGATCAGCATCAAAGGAGGAATCCCTggatttgttttcctgctgaaCAGATCCTGTCAGGCCAAACACAGCTGGCTCACATCTCAGTGCTGGAGAGtgatttcttctcttcctgcctgctcaggggGTAGGAATCTTTAGGCTCTTGGCTTTCCTGCACCTCCACTTTGTTCCTCTTGGCCATGATCCTGTTGATCTCCATGAAGGTTTTATTCTTGG
This Ammospiza nelsoni isolate bAmmNel1 chromosome 22, bAmmNel1.pri, whole genome shotgun sequence DNA region includes the following protein-coding sequences:
- the CA6 gene encoding carbonic anhydrase 6, producing the protein MTNNGHSVQIDLPPTMNISRGLPGVYTAVQMHLHWGGLDLESSGSEHTIDGMRYFAELHIVHYDSANYSSFEEAKDKPQGLAVLAFLYTDGHFENTYYSEFISKLARIRFAGHSTTLSSLDIQAMLPENLSHFYRYQGSLTTPPCSESVIWTIFHSPIVLSHTQVQLLENTLLDWHNRTLRNDYRHAQPLRGRVVEASFRAQRGQAQCDPEEFTLRLDQIQMQLQDMKRELLNGLSHTDTKSSTFPAFYFPVENVESFVEVHPLRAVSLQALTLCFWSRAQPQGSQTVLSYSTGESEHELEVTVGSELGLWLGGHFLSFPLQHGAQGWLHHCVTWAAPEGTATLWLNGAAGKARSIQKGYVTRAGGSLLLGKARDPLLGTFSNGLAGWLSRVSLWSRVLSAAEVRALALCKAGQPTGDVIAWGQTPMALLGGVLLQPDSSCQ